A genomic stretch from Acidobacteriota bacterium includes:
- a CDS encoding 4-hydroxybenzoate octaprenyltransferase — MSKLHNFRVSLEMIKWEHSIFALPFALCGAMLAAGGWPSAWQLLWIVIAMVSARSAAMAFNRYVDAEIDAANPRTKSRAVPAGILSKQFVGTFVVAASAIFILAAAMLNRLTFLLSPVALGIIFLYSYTKRFTRWSHLVLGFALGVAPAAAWIAVRGSLDPRILLLTGVVTFWVAGFDVLYACQDYEFDSSYGLHSLPRRYGISGGLLIARAMHVLMLILLISVVAAFGLGKIAVAGVTAVTLLLAYEHSLLSARDLSKLNAAFFTMNGVISVVLFLFLAADLLVRHS; from the coding sequence ATGTCGAAGCTCCACAACTTCCGCGTCTCCCTCGAGATGATCAAGTGGGAGCATTCGATCTTTGCGCTTCCCTTCGCGCTTTGTGGGGCCATGCTTGCCGCTGGTGGATGGCCCAGCGCCTGGCAGTTGCTATGGATCGTGATCGCAATGGTCAGCGCGCGTTCAGCAGCCATGGCGTTCAACCGCTACGTTGACGCAGAGATCGACGCGGCAAATCCTCGCACGAAGTCACGAGCCGTTCCCGCCGGAATTCTGAGTAAGCAATTTGTGGGTACGTTTGTCGTAGCAGCCAGTGCGATTTTCATCCTCGCGGCGGCGATGCTCAATCGGCTTACTTTTCTCCTCTCGCCTGTCGCCCTCGGCATTATTTTTCTTTACTCGTACACCAAGCGCTTCACGCGCTGGTCGCACCTTGTGCTCGGATTCGCGCTAGGCGTTGCTCCGGCCGCTGCCTGGATTGCAGTTCGCGGTTCGCTCGATCCGCGAATTCTGCTGCTTACTGGAGTTGTCACCTTTTGGGTGGCCGGCTTTGATGTTCTATATGCCTGCCAGGATTATGAATTCGACAGCAGCTATGGGCTGCACTCACTGCCTCGGCGATATGGGATTTCGGGAGGATTACTGATTGCACGCGCCATGCATGTGCTGATGCTCATTTTGCTGATCTCGGTGGTGGCGGCCTTCGGACTAGGCAAGATTGCAGTTGCTGGGGTGACTGCTGTGACTCTGCTGCTGGCCTATGAACACTCGCTTCTGTCAGCCCGCGATCTATCCAAGTTGAACGCCGCCTTCTTCACAATGAACGGTGTGATTTCCGTGGTGCTGTTCCTGTTCCTCGCGGCTGATTTGCTCGTGCGCCACTCCTGA
- a CDS encoding thiamine biosynthesis protein ThiF, with protein MTPKNEPFTFEDRYSRQALFAPIGPEGQKLIRQAKVAVVGCGAIGASVCTLLARAGVNILRIIDRDYVEPSNLQRQLLFDEEDARQSFPKAEAAARKIAAINSEIAVDPYVKDLTPQTVYLLEEVNLILDCTDNFETRYLINDFAVKSGIPWIYAAAVGSYAATMNVLPGQTACLACIFPEPPRGTFATCETAGILNSTANFVASLQVTEALKLLAGARDAMRRSLLSFDLWSNERSAISTDKPLFDCSVCVGRRFDYLEGKSRPQITLCGRNSVQIHERERPVDFSEMSSRLSAHGQVRYNEMVLKFWREAYEMTLFRDGRAIIKGTTDPMVARSLYAKFVGS; from the coding sequence ATGACCCCCAAGAACGAGCCCTTCACCTTTGAAGACCGCTACTCCCGGCAGGCGCTGTTTGCGCCCATTGGTCCTGAGGGACAGAAACTCATCCGACAAGCCAAGGTCGCGGTCGTCGGATGCGGCGCGATCGGCGCTTCCGTGTGCACTTTGCTGGCTCGGGCCGGGGTCAATATACTGCGCATCATTGATCGGGACTACGTCGAACCCAGCAATCTGCAGCGCCAGCTGCTGTTCGACGAAGAAGACGCGCGCCAGAGCTTCCCTAAGGCTGAAGCCGCGGCCCGCAAGATAGCCGCAATCAATTCTGAGATCGCCGTCGATCCTTATGTAAAGGACCTGACGCCGCAGACCGTATATCTGCTCGAAGAAGTCAACCTCATTCTGGATTGCACCGACAACTTTGAGACGCGGTACCTGATTAACGATTTCGCGGTGAAAAGCGGAATACCTTGGATCTACGCGGCTGCGGTCGGCTCCTATGCGGCGACCATGAATGTGCTTCCAGGACAGACCGCGTGTCTCGCATGCATCTTTCCTGAGCCGCCACGCGGCACCTTCGCAACCTGTGAGACAGCAGGCATATTGAACAGCACGGCCAATTTCGTGGCGTCGCTCCAGGTGACTGAGGCGCTTAAGTTGCTCGCCGGGGCGCGTGATGCAATGCGACGTTCATTGCTTTCATTTGATCTCTGGAGTAATGAGCGCTCTGCCATATCTACTGACAAGCCCTTGTTCGACTGCAGTGTCTGCGTAGGGCGCCGGTTCGACTACCTCGAAGGCAAATCCCGCCCCCAAATCACTCTGTGCGGACGCAACTCAGTCCAGATCCATGAGCGCGAGCGCCCTGTGGACTTCAGCGAAATGAGCTCACGCCTCTCGGCGCACGGACAAGTTCGCTACAACGAGATGGTGCTGAAGTTCTGGCGAGAAGCCTACGAAATGACGCTGTTCCGCGATGGACGAGCGATCATCAAGGGCACGACGGATCCGATGGTTGCGAGAAGTCTGTATGCCAAGTTCGTAGGGAGCTAG
- a CDS encoding protein-L-isoaspartate O-methyltransferase, with the protein MSLDLQRVLMIERQLKARGIFDERVLSAIGKVPREEFISLELREHAYEDRPLTIGCCQTISQPYIVASMLQAAELRREDHVLELGTGSGYQTALLAEIVASVVSIERHPELAEVARARLSRLGYANVEIVVGDGTLGYPPRAPYHVILVSAAAPQVPQALIAQLATGGRMVLPVGSRDLQELVLVRKDEGGVRQIRLDGCAFVPLIGEEGFRE; encoded by the coding sequence ATGTCGCTCGACCTTCAGCGCGTCCTCATGATTGAGCGCCAGCTCAAGGCGCGGGGAATCTTCGACGAGCGTGTGCTTTCCGCAATCGGAAAAGTTCCGCGCGAGGAATTCATCTCGCTGGAGTTGCGCGAGCATGCCTACGAGGATCGGCCGCTGACCATCGGCTGCTGCCAGACGATCTCGCAGCCATACATCGTTGCCTCCATGCTGCAGGCCGCCGAGCTTCGTCGTGAAGATCATGTGCTGGAGCTGGGAACGGGATCGGGATATCAGACTGCACTTCTCGCCGAGATCGTTGCCAGCGTCGTCTCCATCGAGCGTCACCCAGAGTTGGCCGAAGTTGCGCGCGCGCGACTTTCCCGTTTGGGATACGCAAATGTCGAGATCGTGGTCGGCGATGGAACGCTCGGCTATCCCCCACGCGCGCCCTATCACGTGATTCTCGTCTCCGCCGCTGCTCCTCAGGTCCCGCAGGCTCTAATTGCGCAGCTGGCGACAGGGGGACGCATGGTGCTTCCGGTGGGCAGCCGCGACCTGCAGGAATTGGTGCTGGTTCGGAAAGACGAAGGCGGAGTTCGTCAGATAAGACTAGATGGATGCGCGTTCGTGCCCTTGATTGGGGAGGAGGGGTTTCGGGAGTGA
- a CDS encoding HAD family phosphatase: MLFVCQFSFATRPSKRNFPITRWSDHPIFLSVPNARIFTVSLPIRLIAVDIDGTLIDSTLDIPAGNLQALRRAHDAGVEIVLVTGRRHRFALPVAEQLGFEFCLISSNGAITRSTGGELFHADMLPRNIAHRLCEHMVEFSGCTVLTFDKDARGAIVVERTDELGTNIQRWIDKNRMYIEEIAPITKALVCDPVQAMFCGTVERMKPAEARLNDGTFAGQINVLKTQYDHRDLCILDVLRDACSKGSALARWAAHLGIPRSHVMAIGDNYNDIEMLEYAGFPFVMANASEDLKRSGWPVTLDNEACGVAAAIDEVLAN, from the coding sequence TTGCTTTTCGTGTGCCAATTCAGCTTCGCCACTCGTCCGTCTAAACGAAATTTCCCGATCACCCGATGGTCCGATCACCCGATCTTTCTCTCAGTTCCCAATGCTAGAATCTTCACAGTGTCTCTTCCGATCCGCCTGATTGCAGTCGACATCGACGGCACCCTTATCGATTCCACTCTGGACATTCCCGCAGGTAATCTTCAAGCTCTTCGCCGCGCGCATGATGCTGGCGTTGAGATCGTCCTGGTCACCGGACGCCGTCATCGCTTCGCCCTGCCGGTGGCCGAGCAGCTAGGATTCGAGTTTTGCCTTATCAGCTCCAATGGCGCTATCACGCGCTCAACCGGCGGCGAGCTATTTCACGCCGATATGCTTCCCCGTAACATTGCCCATCGGCTTTGCGAGCACATGGTAGAGTTTTCCGGCTGTACCGTGCTGACTTTCGACAAAGACGCACGCGGTGCCATTGTGGTAGAACGTACCGACGAACTCGGGACCAACATTCAGCGCTGGATTGACAAGAATCGCATGTACATCGAAGAAATAGCTCCTATTACCAAGGCGTTGGTCTGCGATCCGGTTCAAGCGATGTTCTGTGGGACCGTGGAGCGGATGAAACCGGCCGAGGCACGGCTCAACGACGGGACATTTGCCGGCCAGATCAACGTTCTAAAGACCCAATATGACCACCGTGATCTGTGCATTCTCGATGTTCTGCGCGATGCATGTTCCAAGGGCTCGGCCCTGGCGCGATGGGCGGCCCATCTTGGCATTCCACGCAGTCATGTAATGGCAATCGGCGACAATTACAATGACATCGAAATGCTGGAGTACGCCGGCTTCCCGTTCGTGATGGCGAACGCCTCCGAAGACTTAAAACGAAGCGGATGGCCAGTAACACTGGATAACGAAGCCTGCGGCGTGGCCGCGGCCATTGATGAAGTACTGGCAAATTAA
- a CDS encoding lytic transglycosylase domain-containing protein, whose product MRFVPKWMMLALVALATTALHARENAVLRTGFTISHDHHQQIGTRTRLFLKADSEEYVDIESEKIVSFEPDESPIPAPLPVRQFTGPSSLDLDQIVEKAARENQLDSDFIHALILAESEGKTTAVSAKGAQGLMQLMPDTAAKLGVKNSFDANENVAAGAKYIRELLARYNNDPLRALAAYNAGAGRVQQYNGVPPYRETRAYVAKIIREFNRRKLEQERLAKASKKPTRVAAAKQPTASGK is encoded by the coding sequence ATGAGATTTGTTCCCAAATGGATGATGCTCGCGCTTGTGGCTCTCGCCACCACAGCGCTGCATGCTCGCGAGAACGCCGTCCTCCGCACCGGATTCACGATCTCCCACGACCATCACCAGCAGATTGGAACGAGGACTCGACTTTTTTTGAAAGCAGACAGCGAGGAGTACGTGGACATCGAGAGCGAAAAAATCGTCAGCTTTGAACCTGACGAGAGTCCCATTCCGGCGCCGCTTCCAGTCAGACAATTTACCGGCCCCTCGTCTTTGGACCTCGATCAGATCGTAGAAAAGGCCGCCCGGGAAAATCAACTCGACTCTGACTTTATTCATGCGCTGATTCTTGCCGAGAGCGAAGGTAAAACGACCGCGGTTTCTGCGAAAGGCGCGCAAGGTCTCATGCAGCTCATGCCGGACACCGCCGCCAAGCTGGGGGTTAAGAACAGCTTCGACGCGAATGAGAATGTCGCCGCCGGCGCCAAGTACATTCGTGAATTGCTCGCGCGCTATAACAATGATCCCCTGCGCGCCCTGGCCGCCTACAACGCCGGCGCCGGACGAGTTCAGCAGTACAACGGTGTTCCTCCTTACCGCGAGACTCGCGCTTATGTAGCGAAGATCATTCGCGAATTCAACCGGCGCAAACTGGAGCAGGAGCGTCTCGCCAAGGCTTCCAAGAAGCCAACCAGGGTAGCGGCAGCCAAGCAGCCCACCGCTTCGGGAAAATAA
- a CDS encoding 5-oxoprolinase: protein MPPSRKERLPLRIAVDTGGTFTDCVWIENGRLQILKVFSTPHDPSEAIAKAVARIGAESNREIVLLHGTTVGTNALLQRKGARTALVTTAGFEDAIEIGRQARPKLYDLNVQRIEPLVARELRFGIAERTRPDGSIERAASKNELGELRSQIANSGAESIAVCLLFSFANPANEQAVEGELRALKLPFSLSHRILPEFREYERMSTVAVNAYLQPLMQRYLESLRARLSNNTAAKLFVMQSSGGITALQAAASQPVRTVLSGPAGGAVGALEMGRRAGFEQIISFDMGGTSTDVALLEGRLHVTAEAEIAGLPVRIPMLNIHTVGAGGGSLARIDAGGALRVGPESAGADPGPICYGKGTQPTVTDANLLLGRLRPENFLGGEFRLDIDRTRAVFFEWIKGNRLKWPAEELAAGIIRVVNATMEKAIRVVSIEQGYDPREFALLSFGGAGALHACDLAGSLSISRVIVPPAPGALSAYGILTSDVVKDYSRTSPTLLSSQAFAQTGKRVETALASLKEAAAREYASEGWKGKVKMECSADLRYQGQGYELNIPWRNSSVLLEDFHAAHQRRFGYNHSGKKIELVTLRVRTSLPQPSAASYGSSSERADKITSSRSSVYFDSNSLKTQVLQRDSLPAGFSASGPLVVTEYTATTVVPPGWRLAVHRSGALLIVRDTRKPMWRRKASED from the coding sequence CTGCCGCCCAGTCGAAAAGAAAGACTTCCCTTACGCATCGCCGTGGATACTGGCGGCACTTTCACTGACTGCGTCTGGATCGAGAACGGCCGGCTGCAAATCCTGAAAGTCTTCTCCACCCCTCACGATCCTTCGGAGGCCATCGCCAAAGCCGTGGCCCGGATTGGGGCGGAATCAAATCGGGAAATCGTTCTCCTGCACGGCACGACGGTCGGCACCAACGCTTTGCTGCAGCGAAAGGGTGCTCGGACCGCGCTCGTCACCACTGCGGGATTCGAAGATGCCATTGAAATTGGTCGGCAGGCGCGTCCGAAACTCTACGACCTGAACGTGCAGCGCATTGAACCGCTCGTGGCGCGCGAGCTGCGCTTTGGGATTGCAGAGCGTACTCGCCCAGACGGCAGCATCGAGCGCGCAGCTTCGAAGAACGAACTTGGGGAACTTCGCTCACAAATCGCAAACAGCGGAGCCGAATCCATTGCCGTGTGCCTGTTGTTCTCATTTGCCAATCCCGCGAACGAGCAGGCGGTCGAGGGTGAACTCAGAGCTCTGAAGCTTCCGTTTTCGCTCTCCCATCGCATCCTGCCGGAATTTCGTGAGTATGAGCGCATGAGCACTGTAGCGGTCAACGCATACCTTCAACCGCTGATGCAGCGTTATCTCGAAAGCCTGCGGGCGCGGCTTTCAAACAACACAGCAGCAAAGCTCTTCGTGATGCAGTCGAGCGGTGGCATCACCGCGCTTCAGGCTGCAGCATCCCAGCCGGTTCGCACGGTTCTCTCCGGCCCGGCTGGAGGCGCAGTCGGTGCGCTCGAAATGGGTCGCCGCGCTGGATTCGAGCAGATCATCTCGTTCGACATGGGCGGGACATCGACCGATGTCGCGTTGCTGGAAGGGCGGCTGCACGTGACCGCCGAAGCAGAGATCGCAGGCCTGCCGGTTCGAATTCCAATGTTGAACATCCACACCGTTGGCGCCGGAGGCGGATCGCTGGCGCGCATCGATGCCGGTGGAGCCTTGCGCGTCGGCCCAGAATCGGCCGGTGCCGATCCGGGCCCGATCTGCTATGGCAAAGGTACGCAGCCTACTGTGACCGACGCGAACCTGCTGCTCGGCCGGCTGCGTCCCGAGAATTTTCTCGGAGGCGAGTTCCGTCTCGACATCGACCGCACTCGCGCGGTCTTCTTCGAATGGATCAAAGGGAATCGCCTGAAATGGCCGGCCGAAGAGTTGGCGGCCGGGATCATTAGAGTGGTCAACGCCACAATGGAAAAAGCCATTCGTGTGGTCTCAATCGAGCAAGGTTATGATCCCCGCGAATTCGCGCTTCTTTCCTTTGGTGGAGCTGGCGCTCTCCATGCCTGCGATCTGGCGGGCTCGCTTTCGATATCACGTGTCATTGTGCCACCTGCGCCGGGTGCGCTTTCTGCGTATGGGATTCTCACCAGCGACGTTGTGAAGGATTATTCGCGTACGTCGCCGACGTTGCTCTCGAGCCAGGCCTTCGCCCAAACCGGTAAAAGAGTCGAAACAGCTCTTGCCAGCCTGAAAGAGGCGGCGGCTCGCGAATACGCGAGCGAAGGATGGAAGGGAAAAGTCAAAATGGAATGCTCAGCGGACCTGCGATATCAGGGACAGGGTTACGAGCTGAACATTCCCTGGCGAAACAGCTCTGTGCTGCTCGAAGACTTTCATGCAGCACATCAGCGACGCTTCGGCTACAACCATTCTGGCAAGAAGATCGAATTGGTGACCCTGCGTGTGCGCACTTCTCTACCACAGCCGAGCGCAGCCAGTTACGGCTCTAGCAGTGAGCGCGCTGACAAGATTACAAGTAGTCGGTCCTCCGTCTATTTCGATTCAAACTCACTTAAAACGCAGGTGCTTCAACGTGACTCTCTCCCTGCCGGCTTCTCTGCGTCTGGACCGCTGGTTGTGACCGAGTACACGGCGACCACAGTAGTTCCTCCTGGATGGAGATTAGCCGTGCATCGTTCAGGTGCGCTGTTGATCGTCAGAGATACTCGTA